A region of Geobacillus sp. 46C-IIa DNA encodes the following proteins:
- a CDS encoding class I adenylate-forming enzyme family protein has translation MNETRPYWPSGLPKALRYGLGEQPLYGYLRHRGEQEADRTAYIFYNKVMTWGTLLDYVRRFARYLREKGVGKGSYVALYMQNCPQYIIAHFAVQQLGGIVVPLNPMYRESELAYFFAEVPLVGIITGEEGVLRVRQAEQQTAPLSFIVTCHYGDCADPSGEIPLCTELARPKEPMSGADDFAAIIDVYPPLEEAVAIDLWNDVGLIIFTSGTTGRPKGAMLTYGNALFKTAASAQANRLTEQAEVLMAHSPLCHIAGMVMGLNTPVYTGHPCILFARFDTLATIKAIETYKVTSWYSIAPMNAAILQGLTAVNADLSSLKRNLATSFGLPVTRDLAERWAEATGGCLLYEAAYGLSETHTCDTFMPDECVKFGSCGIPTYETDIRIIDPETKRELGPGQSGEIVVKNPGVFKGYFRRDDATNETLKDGWVYTGDIGYVDEDGYLYFQGRMKEMIKVSGYSVFPEDVEALLNEHPAIRQCAVIGVPDPMKGEVPKAFVVLHDSYKGKVASSDLIEWSKTNMAAFKYPRYIEFMDELPATPSGKVLRKLLPRE, from the coding sequence ATGAACGAAACACGCCCATATTGGCCGAGCGGGCTGCCGAAGGCGCTCCGCTATGGGCTCGGTGAACAGCCTCTGTACGGCTATTTGCGCCATCGCGGTGAGCAGGAGGCGGACAGGACGGCGTACATCTTCTACAACAAGGTGATGACATGGGGAACCTTGCTCGATTACGTCCGCCGTTTTGCCCGCTATTTGCGGGAAAAAGGGGTGGGAAAAGGGAGCTATGTTGCTTTGTACATGCAAAACTGCCCGCAATACATCATCGCGCACTTCGCTGTTCAGCAGCTCGGCGGCATTGTTGTCCCACTCAATCCGATGTACCGGGAATCCGAGCTCGCCTATTTTTTCGCTGAAGTGCCGCTTGTCGGCATCATCACCGGAGAGGAAGGAGTGCTGCGCGTTCGACAAGCCGAACAACAAACAGCCCCGTTGTCGTTTATCGTCACGTGCCACTACGGGGATTGCGCCGATCCATCTGGGGAGATCCCGCTTTGCACCGAGCTTGCGCGGCCGAAGGAGCCGATGAGCGGTGCGGACGATTTTGCGGCCATTATTGACGTTTATCCACCTCTTGAGGAGGCCGTAGCCATTGATTTATGGAACGATGTCGGGCTGATCATTTTCACATCCGGCACGACCGGGCGGCCGAAAGGAGCGATGCTGACGTATGGCAATGCGCTGTTTAAGACAGCGGCGTCCGCGCAGGCGAACCGACTGACCGAACAAGCGGAAGTGTTGATGGCCCATTCCCCGCTTTGCCATATCGCCGGGATGGTGATGGGGCTGAATACGCCGGTGTACACCGGTCATCCGTGCATATTGTTCGCTCGCTTCGATACGCTGGCAACGATCAAGGCGATTGAAACGTACAAGGTGACATCATGGTACAGCATCGCTCCGATGAACGCAGCCATCCTGCAGGGGCTCACTGCCGTCAATGCGGATTTGTCCAGCTTAAAACGCAACTTAGCAACAAGCTTCGGACTGCCAGTGACGAGAGACCTTGCCGAGCGGTGGGCGGAAGCGACTGGGGGCTGCCTATTGTACGAAGCCGCCTACGGCCTGAGCGAGACGCATACGTGCGACACGTTTATGCCGGATGAGTGCGTGAAATTCGGCTCGTGCGGCATTCCGACGTACGAGACGGACATTCGCATCATCGATCCGGAAACGAAACGGGAGCTTGGGCCTGGACAGTCAGGGGAAATTGTCGTGAAAAATCCAGGTGTCTTTAAAGGCTACTTTCGCCGCGATGACGCGACGAACGAGACGTTGAAAGACGGGTGGGTGTACACCGGTGATATCGGGTATGTCGATGAAGACGGCTATTTGTATTTCCAAGGGCGGATGAAAGAGATGATCAAAGTGTCCGGCTACAGCGTCTTTCCAGAAGACGTCGAGGCGTTGTTGAACGAGCATCCGGCCATTAGACAATGTGCGGTCATCGGCGTGCCTGACCCGATGAAAGGGGAAGTGCCGAAAGCGTTTGTTGTTCTTCACGATTCGTACAAAGGAAAGGTGGCGTCGTCGGACTTGATCGAATGGTCGAAAACGAATATGGCGGCGTTCAAGTATCCGCGTTATATCGAGTTCATGGATGAATTGCCGGCGACGCCGTCAGGCAAAGTATTGCGAAAGCTGCTGCCACGGGAATAA
- a CDS encoding acyl-CoA carboxylase subunit beta, with protein sequence MENLRQLTDELMAKKARAALGGGAENIAKQHEKGLLTARERIDRLVDAGTFIEFGRLNASDQPGLAETTYGDGLVAGIGKVNGRPAVIIAGDKTVLAGTEGSVHLRKSRQMHALAVRNGLPMFFLHEGGGLRMPDGMGSDGISDKLFPHELLTHYRQVPTMAAILGDSYGGPTWTAVSCDFVTQLKGTCMAIVGPRMLELANGQRVAPEELGGIDIHHQYTGQIDADGETEEECIEQLKRFFSYMPQNANERPPMRKTDDDPYRMVEEVFSILPDRRSRVYDMRRIITCLVNDGDYFEYQKQFGKALITTLAHLNGHVVGIIANQPNQYAGAPGPQECQKATEFICLCDSYHIPLIFLHDTPGFRVSVEAEKAKMATKIMVWNQALALTTVPKISVVIRKSIGAAYGNMCGPGMGGDVVVAWPSAEINFTGPEVGVNVVYGRELERADNPHERRQELLKQWSFDSSPYEAARKHLIDDVIHPAKTRKFLCQTLEYSLTSKREKSERLLAAWPTGF encoded by the coding sequence ATGGAAAATTTGCGGCAATTAACAGACGAACTGATGGCGAAAAAAGCGCGCGCCGCGTTGGGCGGCGGCGCGGAGAACATCGCCAAGCAGCACGAGAAAGGGCTGCTAACTGCTAGAGAGCGGATCGACAGGCTTGTGGATGCAGGAACCTTTATCGAGTTTGGACGGCTGAACGCGTCCGACCAGCCCGGCTTGGCAGAAACAACGTATGGAGATGGGCTTGTCGCCGGCATCGGCAAAGTGAACGGCCGCCCGGCGGTCATTATTGCCGGAGATAAGACGGTGCTCGCGGGAACAGAGGGGAGCGTTCATTTGCGCAAATCGCGGCAGATGCATGCGTTGGCCGTAAGAAACGGCTTGCCGATGTTTTTCCTCCATGAAGGCGGCGGGTTGCGCATGCCGGACGGAATGGGGTCGGACGGGATCAGCGATAAACTGTTTCCGCACGAGCTGCTCACTCACTACCGGCAAGTGCCGACGATGGCCGCGATTTTGGGGGACAGCTACGGCGGTCCGACATGGACGGCGGTGAGTTGCGATTTTGTCACGCAGCTGAAGGGGACATGCATGGCGATCGTGGGGCCGCGTATGCTTGAGTTAGCAAACGGGCAGCGCGTTGCTCCGGAAGAGCTTGGGGGCATCGACATCCACCATCAATATACCGGACAGATTGACGCCGATGGCGAGACAGAGGAGGAATGCATCGAGCAACTGAAACGATTTTTTTCATACATGCCGCAAAATGCGAACGAGCGGCCGCCGATGCGGAAGACGGACGATGATCCATACCGGATGGTGGAGGAAGTGTTTTCGATTTTGCCGGACAGACGGAGCCGTGTCTATGATATGCGGCGAATCATCACCTGCCTTGTCAATGATGGCGATTATTTTGAGTATCAGAAACAATTTGGCAAAGCGCTGATCACCACCTTGGCACATTTGAACGGCCATGTCGTCGGCATCATCGCCAATCAGCCCAATCAATATGCAGGAGCGCCCGGGCCGCAGGAATGCCAAAAGGCGACGGAATTTATTTGTTTGTGCGACTCGTATCATATTCCGCTTATCTTTTTGCATGACACTCCGGGGTTTCGCGTCAGCGTCGAGGCGGAAAAAGCGAAAATGGCGACGAAAATCATGGTGTGGAATCAGGCGCTGGCACTAACCACCGTCCCGAAAATCTCGGTTGTCATCCGCAAAAGCATCGGGGCGGCGTACGGCAATATGTGCGGGCCGGGTATGGGAGGAGATGTGGTCGTCGCTTGGCCGAGCGCGGAAATCAATTTCACCGGTCCGGAAGTTGGAGTGAATGTCGTATACGGCCGCGAGCTTGAACGCGCCGATAACCCGCATGAGCGGCGTCAGGAGCTGCTCAAGCAGTGGTCGTTTGACAGCTCGCCGTATGAGGCGGCGCGCAAACATTTGATTGACGATGTCATCCATCCGGCAAAGACGCGGAAATTCCTTTGCCAGACACTTGAATATTCGCTTACATCGAAGCGCGAAAAAAGCGAGCGTTTGCTCGCCGCTTGGCCGACGGGGTTTTAA
- a CDS encoding VOC family protein, whose product MIRIKRLDHVQICIPFGAEDEARAFYTDVLGFQEIEKPESLKANGGLWYKVGDIELHIGAENRDGYNSKSHPAFEVEDVEAARRYLESQGVVTQDEKPIPGVKRFSFRDPFHNRIELLEKV is encoded by the coding sequence ATGATTCGGATCAAACGGCTTGATCATGTGCAAATTTGTATTCCATTTGGCGCTGAAGATGAGGCGCGTGCGTTTTATACGGATGTGCTCGGTTTTCAGGAAATCGAAAAACCTGAGTCGCTGAAGGCAAACGGTGGGCTTTGGTACAAAGTCGGCGATATCGAGCTCCATATTGGAGCAGAAAACCGCGACGGCTACAACAGCAAAAGCCACCCGGCGTTTGAAGTGGAAGATGTCGAAGCCGCGCGCCGTTATTTGGAATCACAAGGCGTCGTGACGCAAGATGAAAAACCGATCCCAGGGGTGAAGCGTTTTTCCTTTCGCGATCCGTTTCACAACCGGATCGAGTTGTTGGAAAAAGTGTAA
- a CDS encoding small acid-soluble spore protein H, with translation MDARRAQEIASSPVMANVTYNGQRIYIEHVDQQKGMATIHPLDNPNQKQSVPVASLEEHS, from the coding sequence ATGGATGCTCGTCGGGCGCAAGAAATCGCCTCATCGCCAGTGATGGCGAATGTCACGTACAACGGCCAGCGCATTTACATTGAGCATGTCGACCAGCAAAAAGGGATGGCAACAATCCATCCGCTTGACAATCCGAATCAAAAACAAAGCGTGCCGGTCGCCAGCTTAGAAGAGCATTCGTAA
- the bioF gene encoding 8-amino-7-oxononanoate synthase, protein MKTEILFALDELKQKAQKRQLRRAEASGTSVILNGKPMLNLASNNYLGLADDQRLIEAGCEAMQRYGAGAGASRLVVGNHPLYERAEAALKQWKKAEAALIFNSGYTANIGVLTALIGRDDLVFSDQLNHASLIDGIRLSKAACFRYRHNDINQLESWLKQSPPDKRKWIVTDAVFSMDGDLAPLSELVELKRRYRAILIVDEAHSGGVFGPNGEGLLYHFGLEKEEDVIAIGTFSKALGSFGAYATGEPWLIDYLMNSARSFIFTTALPPAVLAANEAAIHIVQSEPERRTRLHALSERFRTKLKQLGFDTGGSETPIVPVIVGPNDQAVAMSELLQEAGIAAIAIRPPTVPEGTARIRFSVTAAMTEEDVDRAVDRIAWAGKKIGLIS, encoded by the coding sequence ATGAAAACGGAGATTCTTTTCGCATTGGACGAGCTGAAACAAAAAGCGCAAAAACGCCAGCTGCGCCGAGCGGAGGCATCAGGCACTTCGGTCATCCTAAACGGAAAGCCGATGTTGAATTTAGCGTCTAATAATTATTTAGGGTTAGCGGATGACCAGCGGCTCATTGAAGCGGGCTGCGAGGCGATGCAAAGGTACGGGGCTGGGGCGGGGGCATCGCGGCTTGTCGTCGGCAACCATCCGCTGTACGAACGGGCCGAAGCTGCGCTGAAACAGTGGAAAAAAGCAGAGGCGGCTCTTATTTTCAACAGCGGCTATACGGCCAACATCGGCGTGTTGACAGCGTTGATTGGCCGAGATGATCTTGTCTTTAGCGATCAGTTAAACCATGCAAGTTTGATTGATGGCATCCGACTGAGCAAAGCCGCCTGTTTCCGCTACCGGCATAACGACATCAACCAGCTCGAATCATGGCTAAAACAATCTCCGCCAGACAAGCGAAAATGGATCGTCACCGATGCGGTCTTCAGCATGGACGGCGATCTGGCGCCACTATCGGAGCTTGTCGAGTTGAAACGGCGTTACCGCGCGATATTGATTGTCGATGAAGCACACAGCGGCGGGGTGTTTGGGCCGAACGGCGAAGGGCTGCTTTATCATTTCGGGCTTGAGAAGGAAGAAGATGTGATCGCCATCGGCACCTTCAGCAAAGCGCTCGGCAGCTTCGGAGCGTATGCAACCGGCGAGCCGTGGCTGATCGACTACTTGATGAACAGCGCCCGCAGCTTCATTTTTACGACCGCCTTGCCGCCTGCTGTCCTGGCCGCCAATGAAGCGGCCATTCATATCGTTCAATCCGAGCCGGAGCGGCGCACGCGGCTGCACGCCTTAAGCGAACGGTTCCGCACGAAACTGAAACAGCTCGGCTTTGACACCGGTGGCAGCGAGACGCCGATCGTTCCCGTGATCGTCGGTCCGAACGACCAGGCTGTGGCGATGAGCGAGCTGCTGCAGGAAGCGGGCATTGCCGCAATCGCCATCCGGCCGCCGACCGTCCCTGAGGGAACGGCGCGCATTCGCTTTTCCGTCACCGCCGCCATGACGGAAGAAGACGTTGATAGGGCTGTTGACCGCATCGCTTGGGCAGGAAAGAAAATCGGATTGATTTCATAG
- a CDS encoding Uma2 family endonuclease, with translation MQEAINMSPSPSWEHQIVCDNLVSMIKGKSPCQPISNLSVKLEKNGNVMNEFIQPDVAVYCERPEKIIGGYKGRPLIVIEVVSPSTYKIDVTLKKDLYCAYGVEEYWIADPYNKTIRQCTREHDRYAETIIACGEMFDSVIGTIDTALVFQGV, from the coding sequence ATGCAAGAAGCCATCAACATGTCCCCGTCCCCGTCATGGGAACATCAAATCGTTTGCGACAATCTTGTTTCCATGATCAAAGGAAAAAGCCCATGCCAACCGATTTCCAACTTATCCGTGAAACTCGAAAAGAACGGAAACGTGATGAACGAGTTTATCCAGCCGGATGTCGCTGTCTATTGTGAACGACCGGAAAAAATCATCGGTGGCTATAAGGGGCGGCCGCTCATTGTCATCGAAGTTGTCAGCCCGTCAACCTACAAAATCGATGTGACGCTGAAAAAAGATTTGTACTGTGCCTACGGAGTGGAAGAATACTGGATCGCCGACCCCTACAACAAAACGATCCGTCAGTGCACACGCGAACATGATCGATACGCCGAAACGATCATCGCCTGTGGCGAAATGTTCGATTCTGTCATCGGAACGATTGACACAGCGCTCGTGTTCCAAGGCGTGTAG
- the glsA gene encoding glutaminase A produces the protein MLVYNQEELARFVEEAKQYARYGKVADYIPALGKANPNELSIAVYTADGKVVDAGDVTVKVTLQSISKILALALVLMDHGEDEVFRKVGMEPTGDPFNSIAKLEEVQPSKPLNPMINAGALAVTHMIHGRSVEERLERLLVFVRRLAGNEQITYSEEVAQSEFETAFLNRSLCYFLKQHGIIDEDVEELMDLYTKQCAIEMTCIDLARIGLVLALDGRDPHSGEPLMQADVARICKTFMVTCGMYNASGEFAIKIGIPAKSGVSGGILAAVPGRCGIGIFGPALDDKGNSLTGIKLLERLAKTYSLSIF, from the coding sequence ATGCTTGTGTACAATCAAGAAGAACTAGCCCGCTTTGTCGAAGAAGCGAAGCAGTACGCCCGCTACGGAAAAGTGGCTGACTACATCCCCGCCTTAGGCAAGGCGAATCCGAATGAGCTGTCGATTGCCGTGTACACCGCAGACGGAAAAGTTGTTGATGCCGGTGATGTGACAGTCAAGGTGACGCTGCAAAGCATTTCCAAAATTCTTGCCCTGGCCCTTGTGCTGATGGATCACGGAGAAGATGAAGTGTTCCGCAAAGTCGGCATGGAGCCGACAGGAGACCCGTTCAACTCGATCGCCAAACTCGAGGAAGTGCAGCCGTCCAAACCGCTCAACCCAATGATTAACGCCGGGGCGTTGGCGGTGACGCACATGATCCACGGCCGTTCGGTCGAAGAACGGCTCGAGCGGCTCTTGGTGTTCGTCCGCCGATTGGCGGGCAACGAGCAGATCACGTATTCGGAAGAAGTGGCTCAATCGGAGTTTGAAACCGCGTTTTTAAATCGGTCGCTTTGTTATTTTTTGAAGCAGCACGGCATTATCGATGAAGATGTCGAAGAGTTGATGGACTTGTACACGAAACAGTGCGCCATCGAAATGACCTGCATTGATTTGGCGCGCATCGGCTTAGTGCTCGCGCTTGACGGCCGCGATCCGCATTCAGGTGAGCCGCTCATGCAGGCTGATGTCGCTCGCATTTGCAAAACGTTCATGGTCACGTGCGGCATGTACAATGCCTCGGGCGAGTTTGCTATTAAAATCGGCATTCCAGCCAAAAGCGGCGTCTCCGGCGGCATTCTCGCCGCCGTCCCCGGGCGGTGCGGCATCGGCATTTTCGGTCCGGCGCTAGACGACAAAGGAAACAGCCTGACCGGGATCAAGCTGCTTGAGCGGCTGGCGAAAACATACTCATTAAGTATTTTTTAA
- a CDS encoding cytosolic protein, which translates to MKTFTVQFHREDDVEAMNVGKLGQEDFDKATEGGTRHLFDLDTNIGYFVFFDAEDNEGNVSYLMLQYEEESEDPSACYSFELKDFYEFMALYLNDLEYADEEELNEDGEEQYGPIHHLAHLLYHVVEEGKTVEV; encoded by the coding sequence TTGAAAACATTTACGGTCCAGTTTCACCGTGAAGATGACGTGGAAGCGATGAACGTCGGCAAGTTGGGCCAAGAGGATTTTGATAAGGCGACGGAAGGCGGGACGCGGCACTTGTTTGACCTCGACACGAATATCGGCTATTTCGTCTTTTTCGATGCCGAAGACAACGAAGGGAATGTGTCCTACTTAATGCTCCAGTACGAGGAGGAAAGCGAAGACCCGAGCGCGTGCTACAGCTTCGAGTTGAAAGACTTTTATGAGTTTATGGCGCTCTACTTAAACGACCTCGAATACGCCGATGAAGAAGAATTGAATGAAGACGGCGAGGAACAATACGGTCCGATCCACCATTTGGCGCATTTGCTTTACCATGTCGTTGAGGAAGGGAAGACGGTGGAGGTGTGA
- a CDS encoding ABC transporter substrate-binding protein — MKKTFKSSAVLLALTLGLAACSSGENASRDANSKTEDSKESKSGEVVKIVYARGQDSTKATEKLIEAFEKTHPNIDVELREMPADTGKQHDAYVTMLNAQSSEIDVMDLDVIWPAEFAQAGYTLPLDRFIEKDGIDLSKYNQGALAAGNFNGKQWAMPKFIDTGMLFYRKDLVPEDKVPKTWDELLKTAKELKGQGGTKFGYLMQAKQYEGLVCNAVEFIASYGGQIVDKNGNVVVNSPEAIKGLKKMVEIVQSDVVPSNVTTFMEPESHTAFIEGQAPFIRNWPYQYALANDQEQSKIVGKVGVAPLPAGDKGSAAALGGWMTAINKYSKHPKEAWEFVKFMTGPEGQKISAIYGGLAPTLPELFKDEEVLKANPFFVEEGFVNALNAAVPRPVVPNYPEISEIIQINVSKALAGELTVEQAVANMEKEMKAAMNK; from the coding sequence ATGAAAAAAACGTTCAAATCGTCAGCAGTTTTGTTAGCGCTTACGTTGGGATTGGCGGCTTGCTCCAGCGGCGAAAATGCCAGCCGTGATGCCAATAGCAAAACAGAGGACAGTAAAGAAAGCAAATCCGGCGAAGTGGTTAAGATTGTCTATGCCCGCGGCCAAGATTCAACGAAAGCAACGGAAAAGTTGATTGAAGCATTTGAAAAGACACATCCGAACATCGATGTTGAACTGCGGGAGATGCCGGCTGACACCGGCAAGCAACACGATGCTTACGTTACGATGTTAAATGCCCAATCGTCGGAAATCGATGTCATGGATCTTGATGTGATTTGGCCGGCTGAATTCGCCCAAGCAGGCTATACGCTGCCGCTAGACCGTTTCATTGAGAAAGATGGCATCGATTTAAGCAAATACAACCAAGGGGCTTTGGCAGCTGGGAACTTCAACGGCAAGCAATGGGCGATGCCGAAATTTATTGACACGGGCATGTTGTTTTATCGTAAAGATCTAGTGCCTGAGGATAAAGTACCGAAAACATGGGATGAACTGTTAAAAACAGCAAAAGAACTGAAAGGACAAGGCGGTACGAAATTCGGTTATTTAATGCAGGCAAAACAATACGAAGGACTCGTTTGTAACGCTGTTGAATTTATTGCTTCTTATGGGGGGCAAATCGTTGACAAAAACGGTAATGTCGTCGTCAACAGCCCGGAGGCCATTAAAGGTTTGAAAAAAATGGTGGAGATCGTTCAATCAGATGTTGTGCCAAGCAATGTGACGACCTTTATGGAACCGGAGTCTCACACGGCATTCATCGAGGGACAGGCGCCATTTATCCGCAACTGGCCGTACCAATACGCCTTAGCAAACGATCAAGAACAATCAAAAATTGTCGGCAAAGTTGGCGTTGCTCCGCTTCCGGCTGGCGACAAAGGCTCAGCTGCAGCGCTTGGTGGCTGGATGACAGCGATCAACAAATATTCGAAACACCCGAAAGAAGCGTGGGAATTCGTCAAATTTATGACGGGGCCGGAAGGACAAAAAATTTCGGCCATTTATGGCGGCTTAGCACCGACATTGCCGGAGCTGTTCAAGGATGAAGAAGTGTTAAAAGCCAACCCGTTCTTTGTAGAAGAAGGATTTGTCAACGCCTTGAATGCAGCGGTGCCGCGTCCAGTCGTGCCGAACTATCCGGAAATTTCGGAAATCATCCAAATTAACGTATCAAAGGCATTGGCCGGAGAGCTAACCGTTGAGCAAGCGGTAGCGAATATGGAAAAAGAAATGAAGGCAGCGATGAACAAGTAA
- a CDS encoding ABC transporter permease subunit translates to MRNEKRMERILGYSLVAPALLLILAIAIWPVIQSFYYSLFDYRLNDPTKSSIHLNYSLDLERYLQNYPFLQSALKQELAAADGTVKEMLIEVEQKLTNMDAAIRKDEQVAKQYGQVNEALDNFETPSEEMKIAELDEQTAKQLTSTVGDVVQTLRQIRKDGELKQPDKVVGLAEGLTDVVIEPNFVGLKHYKDNFSDPRLWRALWNTTFFTVVSVAVELVLGLAIALLINKAFFGRGLVRATILVPWAIPTAVSALMWKFLYDGQNGIVAKYFETVGLVDRMGDLLTTEAGAMFAVIFADVWKTTPYMALLLLAGLQTIPSSLYEAASIDGATKWQQFVKVTLPLLKSSILVALLFRTLDAFRVFDLIYVLTGGGPANSTETISILAYKVMFSQTNFGSGSALAVIVFICVAIISMIYIKWLGKDLLSDSASVKR, encoded by the coding sequence ATGAGGAATGAAAAGAGAATGGAGCGGATCTTAGGCTATTCGCTCGTCGCGCCGGCGTTGCTATTGATTTTAGCGATCGCTATTTGGCCAGTCATCCAATCGTTTTATTACAGCCTGTTCGACTATCGCCTCAACGATCCAACGAAATCATCGATCCATTTAAATTACAGCCTTGATTTGGAGCGGTACTTGCAGAACTATCCATTTTTACAAAGCGCCCTTAAACAGGAACTAGCTGCTGCGGACGGAACAGTAAAAGAAATGCTCATTGAAGTTGAGCAAAAATTAACGAACATGGATGCCGCCATCCGTAAAGATGAACAGGTGGCAAAACAATACGGCCAAGTAAACGAAGCGCTTGATAACTTTGAGACGCCGAGTGAAGAGATGAAAATTGCCGAGTTGGACGAGCAAACGGCGAAACAGTTGACTAGCACAGTTGGCGACGTTGTCCAAACGCTGAGACAAATTCGCAAGGACGGGGAACTGAAGCAGCCCGACAAAGTCGTTGGCCTTGCTGAAGGGCTCACCGACGTCGTCATTGAACCGAACTTTGTCGGTTTGAAGCATTACAAAGACAATTTTAGCGATCCGCGCTTATGGAGAGCGTTATGGAATACAACGTTCTTTACCGTCGTGTCGGTCGCGGTTGAACTTGTGCTCGGGTTAGCCATCGCTTTGCTCATTAACAAGGCATTTTTCGGCCGTGGGCTTGTCCGGGCGACGATTTTAGTGCCGTGGGCCATTCCGACGGCTGTATCGGCACTTATGTGGAAGTTTTTATATGATGGGCAAAACGGGATTGTCGCTAAATATTTTGAAACAGTTGGCCTCGTTGACCGGATGGGGGATTTGTTGACGACGGAAGCAGGGGCGATGTTTGCGGTCATTTTTGCCGATGTATGGAAGACAACCCCCTATATGGCGCTCTTGCTGCTCGCCGGGTTGCAAACGATCCCGAGTTCGTTGTATGAAGCCGCCTCGATTGACGGAGCAACGAAATGGCAGCAGTTCGTCAAGGTCACGTTGCCACTGCTGAAATCAAGTATTTTGGTGGCCCTTTTGTTCCGCACGCTCGATGCGTTCCGCGTGTTCGATTTGATTTACGTCTTAACTGGCGGAGGGCCAGCGAACTCGACGGAGACGATTTCCATTTTAGCGTATAAAGTTATGTTCTCGCAGACGAATTTTGGAAGCGGCTCGGCGTTGGCAGTCATTGTGTTTATTTGTGTCGCCATCATTTCGATGATTTATATTAAGTGGCTCGGTAAAGATTTATTATCCGACAGCGCAAGTGTGAAACGATAA
- a CDS encoding carbohydrate ABC transporter permease, which yields MTKKAGPLFYIFLVIFVFFVMFPFLWVLLSSVKPLSELFGDQAFQWFTSHPTLKSYISVFVNYPFLRYLWNSTVVATITTVYTVFVAAFAAYAIARLEFKGKTVILGLVLAVSMFPQIATISPIYMFVKKFDLTNSYLGLIIPYTTFALPLSIWLLVTFFRKIPFDLEEAAKMDGATPMQTYFKVILPLAVPGVFTTSILVFIAAWNEFLFALTINTAEKYKTVPVGIAMFQGQYTIPWGEISAATVVVTIPLVIMVLLFQRRIVSGLTSGSVKE from the coding sequence ATGACGAAAAAAGCAGGGCCTCTTTTTTATATCTTTCTAGTCATATTTGTCTTTTTTGTAATGTTTCCGTTTTTATGGGTGTTGCTTAGTTCAGTAAAGCCGCTAAGTGAACTGTTCGGTGACCAAGCATTTCAATGGTTCACGAGCCATCCAACATTAAAATCGTATATTTCCGTCTTTGTCAATTATCCGTTTTTGCGCTATTTATGGAACAGCACTGTCGTTGCGACGATTACGACGGTTTATACCGTATTTGTCGCGGCATTTGCCGCTTACGCTATTGCGCGCTTAGAGTTTAAAGGCAAAACGGTCATTCTCGGTCTCGTGTTGGCAGTGTCCATGTTTCCGCAAATTGCAACCATTTCTCCGATTTACATGTTTGTGAAAAAGTTTGATTTAACAAATAGCTATCTAGGATTGATTATTCCGTATACAACGTTTGCACTTCCGTTATCGATTTGGCTGTTAGTCACCTTTTTTCGCAAAATTCCATTTGATTTGGAAGAAGCGGCAAAAATGGATGGGGCAACGCCAATGCAAACGTATTTCAAGGTCATTCTGCCACTAGCGGTACCGGGAGTGTTTACAACTTCGATTCTCGTTTTTATCGCGGCGTGGAATGAATTTTTATTTGCCTTAACGATTAATACGGCGGAAAAATACAAAACGGTCCCCGTCGGCATCGCCATGTTCCAGGGACAGTATACGATCCCGTGGGGTGAAATCTCGGCGGCGACGGTGGTGGTTACCATTCCGCTTGTCATCATGGTATTGTTGTTCCAACGCCGCATCGTATCCGGCCTTACATCTGGATCAGTGAAGGAATAA
- a CDS encoding MaoC/PaaZ C-terminal domain-containing protein, producing MRFDRPFEGYAVGDRYRSRGRTITEADIVQFAGVSGDFYPLHTDREYAGQTRFGERIAHGMLTMSVATGLWVMEPGCVLAFYGIDALRFVRPVKIGDTIYVESEVRQLTERGETAGLVTVHQQVVNQRGETVIDAVVHVLVAREGKR from the coding sequence TTGCGTTTTGACCGACCTTTTGAAGGGTATGCCGTAGGCGACCGCTATCGGTCGCGCGGGCGGACGATTACCGAGGCCGATATTGTGCAGTTTGCCGGCGTTTCCGGTGATTTTTATCCGCTGCATACGGACCGAGAATACGCGGGGCAGACACGGTTTGGCGAGCGGATCGCCCACGGGATGCTGACAATGTCGGTGGCGACTGGACTATGGGTGATGGAGCCGGGATGTGTGCTCGCTTTTTACGGCATCGACGCGCTCCGCTTCGTCCGCCCAGTGAAAATCGGCGATACGATTTACGTTGAATCGGAAGTGAGGCAGTTGACTGAGCGGGGCGAGACAGCGGGGCTTGTCACGGTGCACCAACAAGTCGTCAACCAACGCGGTGAGACGGTCATCGATGCGGTTGTGCATGTGCTTGTGGCGCGGGAAGGAAAGAGGTGA